The DNA sequence CGATTCGGTCAGGCTCTTCGCGACCTCGATTCCCGTCGCGCTGATCCTCGGCGGCGTGCTGCCGCCCGAGTGGACGGCGCCGGGCGCGATTCTCGTCCTGAGTGTGTTCACGCTGTACTACACGTATCACGGCGGCATTCGCGCCGTGGTGTGGACCGACGTGATCCAGACGGGCGTGTACTTGCTCGGCGGCGTCGGCGCGCTGTACCTGATCGGCCGCGGCGTGGACGGCGGCTGGGCGCGCATCGTTGCCGATGCGGACGCGGCGGGCAAGCTGCGCCTGTTCGATCTCTCGCTCGGGCTCGACAAGCCGCACACGCTGGCGGCGGGCCTGCTCGGCGGGGCTTTCTTGGCGATGGCCTCGCATGGCGCGGACCAGATCATCGTGCAGCGGTTGCTCACGGCGAATTCGTTGCGCGACGCGCGCCGCGCGCTGATTGGCAGCGGCGTCGCGGTCATCCTGCAGTTCGCGATGTTCCTCACGATCGGGCTCGGGCTCTGGGCGCTTTACGAGGCACGCACGTTCAGTGCGCCGGACCGCATCTTCCCGACCTTCATCATCGAGGGCATGCCGCCCGGGATGACGGGCGTCGTGATTGCGGCAATCCTCGCAGCGGCGATGAGCACCGTGTCGGGCTCGCTGAATGCACTGGCCGCCGCGACCTTGCACGACATCTGGACTCCGCTCAAGGGCGTCCCCGATGACCGCACGGCCCTCCGCCTGTCGCGCCGCTTCACGCTGCTCTGGGGCGCCATCCTCGTCGGCGGCGCCCTGCTCTACCGCGCCGAAGGCACGCCGGTGGTCGTCATTGCGCTGTCGATCGCCTCGTTCACCTACGGTGGCCTGCTCGGGGGATTCTTCCTCGCCCTGCTCTGGCCGCGC is a window from the Pseudogemmatithrix spongiicola genome containing:
- a CDS encoding sodium:solute symporter → MPTSVPSTAAAFTALDWLVLVLYLVATSAIGVWLGRGQKDAKDYFVAGGEIPWWAVLFSIVATETSALTFISIPGLAYLGDFTFLQVATGYLLGRIVVAYTLLPRYFEGNLVTAYALLERRFGLATRRLASVTFMVTRAFGDSVRLFATSIPVALILGGVLPPEWTAPGAILVLSVFTLYYTYHGGIRAVVWTDVIQTGVYLLGGVGALYLIGRGVDGGWARIVADADAAGKLRLFDLSLGLDKPHTLAAGLLGGAFLAMASHGADQIIVQRLLTANSLRDARRALIGSGVAVILQFAMFLTIGLGLWALYEARTFSAPDRIFPTFIIEGMPPGMTGVVIAAILAAAMSTVSGSLNALAAATLHDIWTPLKGVPDDRTALRLSRRFTLLWGAILVGGALLYRAEGTPVVVIALSIASFTYGGLLGGFFLALLWPRAIQRDAITGMGVGIFVMSIVVFAGRLSAAFPALAGPLAPVTGIAWPWFVLIGTAVTLGTGILSSFTHAAAPRAS